From a region of the Poecile atricapillus isolate bPoeAtr1 chromosome 16, bPoeAtr1.hap1, whole genome shotgun sequence genome:
- the HSCB gene encoding iron-sulfur cluster co-chaperone protein HscB isoform X2 encodes MRAVLRARLGWALRGASLGRAPGPPCWSCGAALPGSDGPPRFCPGCQALQPPAPRPDLFRLMDCDRSFRIDAQQLQRRFRSLQRAVHPDRFGQRPPLELSGVEPAQETDCDADSAFLMEIMEINEKLAEPKNEDNLEEIETLIKVKQEELTREVTAAFERDDLQEAKKLLAKMKYFANLEDKLKAKKIPS; translated from the exons ATGCGGGCGGTGCTGCGGGCGCGGCTCGGGTGGGCGCTCCGCGGGGCCTCGCTCGGCCGCGCCCCGGGGCCGccgtgctggagctgtggcGCTGCGCTCCCCGGCAGTGACGGGCCGCCGCGCTTCTGCCCCGGCTGTCAGGCTCTGCAGCCGCCGGCGCCGCGGCCTGACCTTTTCCGCCTGATGGACTG TGACCGCTCGTTCCGCATCGACGCGCAGCAGCTGCAGCGGCGGTTCCGGAGCCTGCAGCGCGCCGTCCACCCCGACCGCTTCGGCCAGAGGCCGCCG ctggagctgagTGGAGTGGAGCCAGCACAAGAGACAGACTGTGATGCAGACTCAGCGTTCCTTATGGAAATCATGGAAATTAATGAGAAATTAGCAGAGCCCAAAAATGAGGATAACCTTGAAGAAATTGAAACTTTAATTAAAG TTAAACAAGAAGAACTGACCAGAGAGGTGACTGCAGCTTTTGAAAGAG atgATCTTCAAGAAGCCAAGAAGCTGCTAGcaaaaatgaagtattttgcAAACTTAGAGGATAAACTAAAGGCCAAGAAGATCCCTTCCTGA
- the HSCB gene encoding iron-sulfur cluster co-chaperone protein HscB isoform X1, with protein MRAVLRARLGWALRGASLGRAPGPPCWSCGAALPGSDGPPRFCPGCQALQPPAPRPDLFRLMDCDRSFRIDAQQLQRRFRSLQRAVHPDRFGQRPPKEQYYSEQHSSLINKAYQTLLNPLSRGLYLLELSGVEPAQETDCDADSAFLMEIMEINEKLAEPKNEDNLEEIETLIKVKQEELTREVTAAFERDDLQEAKKLLAKMKYFANLEDKLKAKKIPS; from the exons ATGCGGGCGGTGCTGCGGGCGCGGCTCGGGTGGGCGCTCCGCGGGGCCTCGCTCGGCCGCGCCCCGGGGCCGccgtgctggagctgtggcGCTGCGCTCCCCGGCAGTGACGGGCCGCCGCGCTTCTGCCCCGGCTGTCAGGCTCTGCAGCCGCCGGCGCCGCGGCCTGACCTTTTCCGCCTGATGGACTG TGACCGCTCGTTCCGCATCGACGCGCAGCAGCTGCAGCGGCGGTTCCGGAGCCTGCAGCGCGCCGTCCACCCCGACCGCTTCGGCCAGAGGCCGCCG AAAGAGCAGTACTACTCTGAGCAACACTCTTCCCTGATCAACAAGGCCTACCAGACCCTGCTGAACCCTCTGAGCCGGGGCCTCTATCTA ctggagctgagTGGAGTGGAGCCAGCACAAGAGACAGACTGTGATGCAGACTCAGCGTTCCTTATGGAAATCATGGAAATTAATGAGAAATTAGCAGAGCCCAAAAATGAGGATAACCTTGAAGAAATTGAAACTTTAATTAAAG TTAAACAAGAAGAACTGACCAGAGAGGTGACTGCAGCTTTTGAAAGAG atgATCTTCAAGAAGCCAAGAAGCTGCTAGcaaaaatgaagtattttgcAAACTTAGAGGATAAACTAAAGGCCAAGAAGATCCCTTCCTGA
- the CHEK2 gene encoding serine/threonine-protein kinase Chk2, with protein sequence MSRETGSETQQSQSAQQPQSGTSSSSSGSQSTSQSSSSSGTLSSLDTVPTQELPSIPEDQESEELAPQPWGRLFALGKGFSNCDCVNEEYWFGRDKSCDYSFSKLGLSETGFYQNYSKKHFRIFREMGPKNSFVAYIEDHSANGTFVNRELVGKGRRLPLTHNSEIALSVQTNKVFVFSDLTVDDQMMFPKEFREKYIMSKTLGSGACGEVKLAFEKSTCNKVAVKIINKRKFVASGLGDTNPALNINTEIEILKKIDHPCLIKIKNFFEAEDYYIVLELMEGGELYDRVSRPIKMKEDICKLYFYQMLLAVKYLHDNGIIHRDLKPENVLLSSSEETCLIKITDFGQSKILGEASLMKTLCGTPMYLAPEVLNSLGTAGYSRAVDCWSLGVILFVCLCGYPPFNEQNTQLSLKDQITHGKYTFIAKEWKHVSDMALDLVKKLLVVDPSKRLTTEEALEHPWLQDEDMKTTFQQLLAQKCTNMNPPETSNMRTTTRKRLHENEEDYGSAKRAVPSTSFQKMR encoded by the exons ATGTCTCGAGAGACTGGAAGTGAAACACAGCAGTCTCAGAGTGCCCAGCAGCCACAGAGTGGTACCAGTTCTTCTTCCAGTGGGTCACAGAGCACTAGTCAGTCTTCCTCAAGTTCTGGGACTCTGAGTTCCTTGGACACTGTTCCCACTCAGGAGCTTCCGTCCATCCCTGAGGACCAGGAATCTGAAGAGCTGGCTCCTCAGCCTTGGGGTAGACTCTTTGCACTTGGAAAAGGTTTCAGCAACTGTG ACTGTGTGAATGAGGAATACTGGTTTGGGAGAGACAAAAGCTGTGATTACAGTTTTTCTAAGCTGGGATTGTCTGAGACTGGCTTCTACCAAAACTATAGCAAGAAGCACTTCCGAATTTTCAGG gaAATGGGTCCAAAAAATTCCTTTGTTGCCTACATTGAAGACCACAGTGCAAATGGGACATTTGTTAATAGAGAGCTTGTTGGAAAAGGGAGGAGGCTTCCACTGACACACAACTCTGAAATTGCACTGTCTGTACAGACCAATAAGG TGTTTGTATTTTCTGATCTTACCGTAGATGATCAGATGATGTTTCCTAAAGAATTCAGAGAGAAATACATCATGTCAAAGACTTTGGGAAG TGGTGCCTGTGGAGAAGTCAAACTGGCATTTGAGAAGAGCACCTGTAACAAAGTTGCAGTGAAAATCATCAATAAACGGAAGTTTGTGGCAAGTGGCCTGGGAGACACA AACCCAGCTTTAAACATCAATACAGAAATtgaaattttgaagaaaatagaTCAT CCTTGCTTAATCAAGattaaaaatttctttgaaGCAGAGGATTACTACATAGTTTTGGAACT GATGGAAGGAGGAGAATTGTATGACAGAGTGTCAAGGCCAATCAAGATGAAAGAAGATATCTGCAAGTTGTACTTCTATCAGATGCTGCTGGCAGTAAAG TATCTTCATGACAATGGAATTATACACCGAGATCTAAAGCCAGAAAATGTGCTACTTTCATCTTCTGAAGAGACATGTCTTATAAAG ATTACAGATTTTGGACAATCCAAGATTCTTGGAGAAGCTTCTCTTATGAAAACATTATGTGGTACTCCCATGTATCTTGCTCCTGAGGTTCTAAATTCACTTGGGACTGCTGGATACAGCCGAGCTGTGGACTGCTGGAGTTTAGGAGTTATTCTTTTTGTATG CTTGTGTGGATATCCACCATTCAATGAGCAAAATACTCAACTCTCTCTGAAAGATCAAATCACTCATGGAAAATACACATTCATTGCAAAAGAATGGAAGCATGTGTCAGACATGG CTCTGGATCTTGTGAAGAAGCTGTTAGTAGTGGATCCAAGCAAACGTCTTACCACAGAGGAAGCCTTAGAGCATCCTTGGCTTCAG gatgaGGATATGAAAACTACATTTCAACAGCTACTTGCTCAGAAATGTACCAATATGAATCCACCAGAAACATCAAATATG CGAACCACAACGAGAAAGCGTCTCCATGAAAATGAGGAAGACTACGGCTCTGCTAAGCGTGCTGTTCCTTCTACATCATTCCAGAAAATGAGGTGA